Genomic segment of Drosophila takahashii strain IR98-3 E-12201 chromosome X, DtakHiC1v2, whole genome shotgun sequence:
TTGGCGCGCGAAAAACGCTAAATGGCCGAAACAAGGAGAAGGAGCAAATTGAACGAAAACAGCAAACCGAaagaacaacagcaacaaagtaAGCAAATCACAAATTGCCACCGTTTTATGATTATTAGAAAACATCTATggcataaataaagaaatccgAACTGAACATAAAAAAAGCATCTTGGAGGGGTTTTTCTTGTGTGTTTATGTAGATGAGTTATGGGGCAGTGAATCTGGCGGTGATGGATCCATCTAGGAAATAACACTGGAGTACGGCAAACATTTGATAGTTTCTTTGAGTGGGACATCAAATGTGTGGGCGATTTGACTGAGCATAAAAATATCATTACTGagaatcaaatattttccgttgctttaatatttgatttggTCACTCTTTGTTACTGTTTTCAAGACTGGtccctttaaaatttaaaatattttttagttttcacatAATAATTTAGGATTAAGctcattaaatttgtttaacgtTTTATCACTGCAAAATTATATTCATATTTCCAACAATCTGGTCCCACTGAACTTAAATATCCCTACATATCCGACTATTCAAACTATACAATGAAAATTCTTGATGAACACACAGAACATCTAGTGTGATAGTGGCTACAGAACATCCAATTTACGGGTATATATGTACGGCgaagggatatgctcagttgATATACTATATGGGATAATACATAGAGGTCTGTTTACACACCGAGCGCTAAGGGTTCTCTTGGGTGGCGTCCACTCGGACATTTATGAGCTGGGCGATTGCAGGTGGCTTATGTACATACATGAATTATGTACAAGGGGCTCATGGCATTGTGggcactcgaaaaaaaacattgaaaatcgcctttaatttgtattaaagaaattaatatttgaaatgcGCCTTTTAATGTGACCAGCTTTCGAAATAACTTCAAAGGAATAATCCTGCTTATAAGACAATGCTGGTTTTGTcttataaaatttacattttaatgtgACCAGCTTTCGCAATCTCGTTAAAGGAATAATCCTGCTTACAACAAAATGCTGGTCAccttaatatttcttatttcgagatttaaattgtatttgaaagcaacaacaatacattttaaaggcGAATTTCGCCAGCTTTTTTTCGAGTGCTGGTCGGCTAAGGTTGCCTCCTCCCTCACTGAACTACAGGGGCCGGAGGTCgggttttcacatttttttttggggtaggCCTGGTGGATCCAAGAAACCAAACTGATTCTCACCTGCTTGAAGGGCCGCATGCCCCCATTGATCCGCAGGGAGTCGGCTGCAATGCCCGCGATTCCATCGCCGGAACTTTCGCGCAGTTGCTTCAGCGAGACATTGGGCACCGTGTGCGAGtgcgagtgggcgtggccgacGCAGGCGGAATGGGGTCCGCAGCAGATCGCCGTGCTGCTCGATTCCGGCTGTGAGCTCTGCCGTATAATCCGGGATCCGTTCGTTGGCGATGAGGTGATCAAAACGGGCGgcacctgttgctgctgctgctgctgcagatgttgctgatgctgcaggtgttgctgctgcaattgatagtgttgctgctgttgcaggtgatattgctgctgctgctgctgttgcggcaGCGCGGAGTTCGATATACAAATGGCCATCGAGCCACTGAGATTGCCCTGCTGGAAGGCACTTTTCACACTATCGCGGGAGGCGGAGCGATCGATGAGGGTGGTGGGCGTGGTGGAAGCACGTCGGCTGCAATTGCGACAGGCCCGGCAGCGACTGGGCACACTGGGCGGTATGCTCGAGGCCAGGTTCTGATATGATGAGGTGCCCAAGTTGGGATGACTGCCCGGGCTGGAGCTGTGGCTATGGCTATGGCTCTCGCCGGGCTTCAGGCTTAAATTCATAATTGATATGGTCGGTTGTTGGTTATTGGTCGTGATCGTGGTCGTGGTCGTTGTCGATCCCCTTTCTTGGTCCTCTTCGTGTACTTCAATGTCAGGCACTATGCTGCTGCGGACCTGCAGTCCCTGCTCCACATCCTCGTCGTGGGCGgtggctcctcctccgcctcctcctcctccacctctcATACTCTCCTCGGAGCCCATTCGCACATGCTGCGATTGCTGGGGACTCGTTAGGTATGTGGAAGTGCGATCCTGGCGCATTAATGTTGGCTTGGAAGCCCCAGTTCCTCCGCCGGCTGTCGAATTCGAGCCCGATGCCGATACAGATCCTGATCCTCCACCGGAACCAGAACCAGTTCCTGTTCCCGATCCCGTCACCGAGCCCGACGACGAGGTGGATGCCCCCGTCGTCGGGCCATTCGTGGAGCTACTCTTCACCTGGCGCAGCAGAGCCGTCCGGCCGCCCCCCTTGGAGGGATTCGAGCTGCTCACCAGCAGCGAGTCCGTCTCCTCGGAACTCACGTAGCCCGAGTTGGTGGTGTCGTTTAGCTTCTGAATTGACATCTGGAATATAGGAGGAGaggcaaaaatatttgtaataatatattattatattgtattattgCTACTGACCAAATTTTATCCCTTCAATTCTATTGGATTAGAGATTAtagtaattatattttatatattattatagtaAAAGCTAGATTTTATCAAGTACAAGTAtggtaaaatttgtaaacccataaaatccaaagatatcattttcaatttaaatattttatatcaatgGAAGAGTTtattacttataaatataaaaagactcaatttaaaaatgttcagcttttatattaatatgaaattattttttttaatgacctgtagtattttatgtaaataagGCATTGTgtcttatatttaaataagtaattttaagtatttttaaaataaacaacaataaacaTTTCAAGATCAATTGGTTGATTTGCAATTAACATTAa
This window contains:
- the SK gene encoding small conductance calcium-activated potassium channel protein isoform X9; translation: MSIQKLNDTTNSGYVSSEETDSLLVSSSNPSKGGGRTALLRQVKSSSTNGPTTGASTSSSGSVTGSGTGTGSGSGGGSGSVSASGSNSTAGGGTGASKPTLMRQDRTSTYLTSPQQSQHVRMGSEESMRGGGGGGGGGATAHDEDVEQGLQVRSSIVPDIEVHEEDQERGSTTTTTTITTNNQQPTISIMNLSLKPGESHSHSHSSSPGSHPNLGTSSYQNLASSIPPSVPSRCRACRNCSRRASTTPTTLIDRSASRDSVKSAFQQGNLSGSMAICISNSALPQQQQQQQYHLQQQQHYQLQQQHLQHQQHLQQQQQQQVPPVLITSSPTNGSRIIRQSSQPESSSTAICCGPHSACVGHAHSHSHTVPNVSLKQLRESSGDGIAGIAADSLRINGGMRPFKQGVLLMPRTLSDSRKLRLRRAFTEATNETLQCSKMLRKPASTLSIPGSMKTPSIANREQISSGCNEEAAEALVGIHSDYPRYEMYMEERALTGGNTSRKPSTNSAKHKPNVGYRLGKRKALFEKRKRISDYALVMGMFGIIVMVIENELSSAGVYTKASFYSTALKTLISVSTVILLGLIVAYHALEVQVRLFMIDNCADDWRIAMTWQRISQIGLELFICAIHPIPGEYYFQWTTKLANKNKTIGTEMVPYDVALSLPMFLRLYLICRVMLLHSKLFTDASSRSIGALNRINFNTRFVLKTLMTICPGTVLLVFMVSLWIIASWTLRQCERFHDEEHANLLNSMWLTAITFLCVGYGDIVPNTYCGRGITLTCGMVVSISSKT